The Candidatus Oleimmundimicrobium sp. genome includes a window with the following:
- a CDS encoding KTSC domain-containing protein: MSEWISTPQSSNVAGFSYEEASQTLTVEFKSGSRYNYYDVPLHVFEGMKSAASKGKYLNAEIKGAYRYARQ, translated from the coding sequence ATGAGTGAATGGATTTCAACACCACAATCATCTAATGTGGCAGGTTTTAGCTATGAGGAAGCAAGTCAGACTCTAACAGTAGAATTTAAAAGTGGCAGCAGATACAACTACTACGATGTCCCGCTGCATGTTTTTGAAGGGATGAAATCAGCCGCATCAAAAGGCAAATATCTTAATGCTGAAATCAAAGGTGCCTACCGTTATGCAAGGCAGTGA